From Pseudomonas sp. CCI4.2, one genomic window encodes:
- a CDS encoding 16S rRNA (uracil(1498)-N(3))-methyltransferase: MNLLLLEDADFISADRVVLRDRRLKHMQEVHRAVVGDTLRVGQLGGLLGSAELMRLENHEAELRISLDRAPPAKLPLTLLLALPRPKMLRRVFQTIATMGVPRVILLNSYRVEKSFWQTPFLEPEAIREQLILGLEQARDSVLPEIIIEKRFKPFVEDRLPQLVEGTLGLVGHPGDYPACPRGIAQPVTLAIGPEGGWIPYEVDLLNKAGLQPVQLGERILRVETAVTALLARLF; this comes from the coding sequence GTGAATTTACTGTTACTCGAAGACGCCGACTTTATTTCGGCTGATCGGGTCGTGCTGCGCGACCGCCGTCTCAAACACATGCAAGAGGTGCATCGCGCAGTGGTGGGTGACACGCTGCGAGTAGGGCAACTTGGCGGCCTGCTGGGCTCAGCCGAGCTAATGCGGCTGGAAAACCACGAGGCCGAGCTGCGAATCAGCCTTGATCGTGCGCCGCCAGCCAAACTGCCGCTGACCCTGCTGCTGGCCCTTCCCCGGCCGAAAATGCTCCGCCGTGTGTTCCAGACGATCGCGACAATGGGCGTGCCTCGGGTGATTTTGCTCAACAGCTACCGAGTCGAAAAAAGCTTTTGGCAGACCCCGTTCCTTGAACCTGAAGCCATCCGTGAACAACTGATCCTCGGCCTGGAGCAAGCCCGCGACAGCGTGCTGCCCGAGATCATCATTGAAAAACGCTTCAAACCCTTCGTTGAAGACCGCCTACCGCAACTGGTTGAAGGCACTCTGGGGTTAGTCGGCCACCCCGGCGACTACCCCGCCTGCCCACGCGGCATCGCTCAACCGGTGACGCTGGCCATCGGCCCAGAAGGCGGCTGGATACCCTACGAAGTTGACCTGTTAAACAAAGCCGGACTTCAACCTGTGCAACTAGGTGAGCGGATTTTGCGCGTTGAAACCGCCGTTACCGCCCTCCTTGCCCGGTTGTTTTAA
- a CDS encoding methyl-accepting chemotaxis protein, translated as MNEMTATVMEVARNAEEASHAATQADQQARDGDKVVSEAITQIELLAAEVVHSTHAMTQLKTESDKIGSVLDVIKSVSQQTNLLALNAAIEAARAGEAGRGFAVVADEVRSLAKRTQQSTEEIEELIAALQNGTQQVAPSLDNSRTLTDKGVELSRQAGHALEQITRTVSTIQSMNQQIATAGEQQTAVAEEITRSVLNVRDISEQTAAASEETAASSIELARLGTRLQGLLSRFNL; from the coding sequence ATGAATGAGATGACCGCTACCGTTATGGAAGTCGCACGCAACGCTGAAGAGGCTTCCCACGCGGCTACTCAGGCCGATCAACAAGCGCGTGACGGGGACAAAGTAGTGTCCGAAGCGATCACCCAAATTGAACTGCTGGCGGCCGAGGTTGTGCATTCGACTCACGCCATGACCCAGCTCAAGACCGAAAGCGACAAAATTGGCAGCGTGCTGGACGTGATCAAGTCGGTGTCGCAACAAACCAATCTATTGGCGCTAAACGCTGCCATTGAGGCCGCGCGGGCGGGAGAAGCCGGGCGCGGGTTCGCGGTGGTGGCTGATGAAGTGCGCAGCCTGGCAAAGCGCACGCAGCAGTCCACGGAAGAAATTGAAGAATTAATTGCTGCCTTGCAGAACGGCACGCAACAGGTCGCGCCGTCCCTCGACAATAGCCGCACCCTCACCGACAAAGGCGTCGAACTCAGCCGTCAAGCCGGCCATGCCTTGGAACAGATCACCCGCACGGTGTCGACGATTCAGAGCATGAATCAACAGATCGCGACGGCAGGAGAACAACAAACTGCCGTGGCCGAGGAAATCACCCGCAGCGTATTGAACGTCAGAGACATCTCCGAACAAACTGCGGCCGCCAGCGAAGAGACCGCCGCCTCCAGCATTGAACTGGCGCGATTGGGTACTCGCCTTCAGGGATTGTTGAGCCGGTTTAATCTGTAG
- a CDS encoding methyl-accepting chemotaxis protein, with protein MHEMTATVQEVARNAEEASEAAVAADQQAREGDRVVNEAIAQIELLAGEVGNSTEAMNELKRESDKIGSVLDVIKSVAQQTNLLALNAAIEAARAGEAGRGFAVVADEVRSLAQRTQKSTEEIEELIAGVQNGTQQVAKIMENSRNLTVSSVDLTRRAGSSLGNITRTVSAIQSMNLQIAAAAEQQSATAEEINRSVLNVRDVSEQTSAASKETAASSVELARLGNQLQTLVGKFKV; from the coding sequence ATGCACGAAATGACCGCTACGGTTCAAGAAGTCGCGCGTAACGCAGAAGAAGCATCCGAAGCCGCCGTTGCCGCCGATCAGCAAGCCCGCGAGGGTGATCGAGTGGTCAACGAAGCCATCGCCCAGATCGAGCTGTTGGCCGGTGAAGTGGGCAACTCAACCGAAGCGATGAACGAACTCAAGCGCGAAAGCGACAAAATCGGCAGCGTACTCGATGTGATCAAGTCCGTGGCTCAACAAACTAACCTGTTGGCGCTCAACGCCGCCATCGAGGCGGCACGCGCCGGTGAGGCGGGCCGAGGTTTTGCGGTGGTGGCGGACGAAGTACGCAGCCTCGCCCAGCGCACGCAGAAGTCCACCGAGGAGATCGAAGAACTGATCGCTGGCGTGCAGAATGGCACGCAGCAAGTGGCGAAAATCATGGAAAACAGCCGCAACCTGACCGTCAGCAGCGTCGATTTGACCCGTCGCGCCGGTAGCTCGCTGGGAAACATCACACGCACCGTTTCGGCGATTCAGTCTATGAACCTGCAAATCGCAGCCGCCGCTGAACAGCAGAGTGCTACGGCCGAAGAGATTAACCGCAGCGTACTGAACGTGCGCGACGTATCTGAACAAACATCCGCCGCCAGCAAGGAAACCGCAGCTTCCAGCGTCGAACTGGCACGCTTGGGCAATCAGCTGCAAACACTGGTTGGCAAGTTCAAAGTCTAG
- a CDS encoding twin-arginine translocase TatA/TatE family subunit — protein sequence MGIFDWKHWIIILVVVVLVFGTKKLKNLGSDVGETIKGFRKAMNEEEVKPAEPQPPVQPMQPPQAAPQASTLHEPQTIDVQAHKVEEPIRKD from the coding sequence ATGGGCATTTTTGACTGGAAACACTGGATCATCATTTTGGTCGTTGTCGTGCTGGTATTCGGCACCAAAAAGCTCAAAAACCTAGGCTCGGATGTCGGCGAAACGATCAAAGGCTTTCGCAAAGCCATGAATGAAGAAGAAGTAAAGCCTGCAGAACCGCAGCCGCCGGTGCAACCCATGCAGCCGCCGCAAGCCGCACCTCAGGCGTCCACATTGCATGAACCGCAAACCATCGACGTGCAAGCGCATAAAGTCGAAGAGCCCATCCGTAAAGACTAG
- a CDS encoding glucan biosynthesis protein G translates to MLVIVSPCIAPMTPAKRLRSALLAGSALICLFGSSSLWAFDLEDVAAKAKDLAGQKFEAPKSNLPNEFRDMKFADYQKIRFIQDKGLWAGDKTPFKVSFYHQGMHFDTPVKINEVTATDVQEIKYDPSHFDFGDVKFDPKATENLGYAGFRVLYPINKDDKNDEIMTMLGASYFRVIGKGQVYGLSARGMAIDTAMPSGEEFPRFTEFWIERPNPDDNHLVIYALLDSPRATGAYQLTLRPGTNTLVDVKSRMYLRDKVGKLGVAPLTSMFLFGANQPSRVLNYRHELHDSSGLSIQAANGEWIWRPLNNPKHLAVSNFSVENPRGFGLLQRGRNFSHYEDLDDRYDKRPSAWIEPKGDWGKGTVDLVEIPTADETNDNIVAFWKPAVVADPGQPMDFNYRIHWTMDEDSIHSPDLGWVKQTLRSTGDVKQSNLVRQPDGSVAFLVDFEGPVLTKLGQDPAIRSQVTTDDNTDLIENNLRYNPVTKGWRLTLRLKVKDANKSIDLKAYLLREVPAEPGKEPALIAEKADKKVQKKTDTKPAPAPAAPKDDKTVKADTAKPAEATKPADTKPDAGKADAAKADVAKADAAKENKEAAQPANEAAPTNPEPAKSIQVLTETWSYQLPADE, encoded by the coding sequence TTGCTCGTGATTGTTAGTCCCTGTATTGCTCCAATGACACCTGCTAAACGGTTGCGCAGTGCTCTGCTGGCTGGCTCGGCACTGATCTGTCTGTTCGGCTCGAGTTCGCTTTGGGCGTTCGATCTTGAAGACGTCGCGGCCAAGGCTAAAGACCTTGCCGGGCAAAAATTCGAAGCGCCCAAGAGCAATTTGCCCAACGAATTTCGCGACATGAAGTTCGCCGACTATCAGAAAATTCGTTTCATTCAAGACAAGGGCCTCTGGGCTGGGGACAAGACGCCGTTCAAGGTGTCCTTCTACCACCAGGGTATGCACTTCGATACACCGGTCAAAATCAACGAAGTCACCGCTACTGACGTCCAGGAAATCAAATACGACCCCAGTCATTTCGATTTCGGCGACGTAAAGTTCGACCCAAAAGCCACTGAAAATCTCGGTTACGCCGGATTCCGTGTGCTGTACCCGATCAATAAAGACGACAAGAACGACGAAATCATGACGATGCTGGGCGCGAGTTACTTCCGCGTGATCGGCAAAGGTCAGGTTTACGGTCTGTCTGCCCGCGGCATGGCCATCGACACCGCGATGCCATCGGGTGAAGAATTTCCTAGATTCACCGAGTTCTGGATCGAGCGTCCAAACCCGGATGACAACCATCTGGTCATTTACGCACTGCTGGATTCGCCCCGCGCAACAGGCGCTTATCAACTGACCCTGCGCCCGGGCACTAACACCCTGGTTGACGTCAAATCGCGCATGTACTTGCGCGACAAGGTTGGCAAACTGGGCGTTGCTCCCCTGACCAGCATGTTCCTGTTCGGCGCCAATCAGCCGTCCCGCGTGCTCAACTACCGTCACGAGCTGCATGACTCCAGCGGTCTGTCGATTCAGGCAGCCAATGGCGAGTGGATCTGGCGTCCGTTGAATAACCCTAAACACCTTGCCGTCAGTAACTTCTCGGTCGAGAACCCGCGCGGCTTCGGTCTGCTACAGCGTGGCCGTAACTTCAGCCATTACGAAGACCTGGATGATCGCTACGACAAACGCCCAAGTGCCTGGATCGAGCCAAAAGGCGACTGGGGCAAAGGCACCGTCGATCTGGTAGAAATTCCGACCGCAGATGAAACCAACGACAACATCGTTGCGTTCTGGAAGCCGGCCGTTGTTGCCGACCCAGGCCAACCGATGGACTTCAATTACCGGATCCACTGGACCATGGACGAAGATTCGATTCATTCGCCGGACTTGGGCTGGGTAAAACAAACTCTGCGTTCTACCGGTGACGTCAAGCAATCGAACCTGGTTCGTCAGCCTGATGGCAGCGTCGCTTTCCTGGTCGACTTCGAAGGCCCGGTGCTTACCAAGTTGGGTCAAGACCCGGCGATTCGTAGCCAAGTAACCACCGACGACAACACCGACCTGATCGAAAACAATCTACGCTATAACCCAGTGACTAAAGGCTGGCGCTTGACCCTGCGGCTGAAAGTCAAAGACGCCAACAAGTCGATCGACCTGAAGGCTTACTTACTGCGTGAAGTGCCTGCCGAGCCGGGTAAAGAACCTGCGCTTATCGCTGAAAAGGCTGACAAGAAGGTTCAGAAGAAGACTGATACCAAGCCGGCTCCTGCGCCTGCCGCACCGAAGGATGACAAAACCGTCAAGGCCGACACGGCCAAGCCGGCTGAGGCAACTAAGCCTGCTGATACCAAGCCCGATGCTGGCAAGGCTGACGCCGCAAAAGCCGACGTAGCGAAAGCTGATGCGGCGAAAGAGAACAAAGAAGCCGCGCAGCCTGCTAACGAAGCTGCCCCAACTAATCCGGAACCGGCCAAGAGCATACAAGTCTTGACCGAGACCTGGAGCTACCAGTTGCCCGCCGATGAGTGA
- the hisI gene encoding phosphoribosyl-AMP cyclohydrolase, with translation MKDWQDEINWNSDGLVPAIAQDYKTGRVLMMAWMNREALSLTTAENRAIYWSRSRGKLWRKGEESGHVQKLHELRLDCDADVIILMVEQVGGIACHTGRESCFYRVYDDAGWKVVDPVLKDPHAIYQAGHTHE, from the coding sequence ATGAAAGACTGGCAAGACGAAATCAACTGGAACAGTGACGGCCTGGTGCCTGCCATTGCTCAGGATTACAAAACCGGCCGCGTACTGATGATGGCCTGGATGAACCGCGAAGCCCTGAGTTTGACCACCGCCGAGAACCGAGCCATTTACTGGTCGCGTTCCCGTGGAAAACTTTGGCGCAAAGGTGAAGAATCGGGGCATGTACAGAAGCTTCACGAACTGCGCCTCGATTGCGACGCCGACGTGATTATCCTAATGGTTGAACAGGTCGGTGGAATCGCGTGTCACACGGGACGTGAGAGCTGTTTTTATCGGGTCTATGACGACGCTGGCTGGAAGGTTGTCGACCCGGTGTTGAAAGACCCGCACGCTATCTATCAGGCAGGACACACACATGAATGA
- the pip gene encoding prolyl aminopeptidase, which produces MQTLYPQIKPYARHDLAVEKPHVLYVDESGSPEGLPVVFIHGGPGAGCDAQSRRFFDPNMYRIITFDQRGCGRSTPHASLENNTTWHLVEDLERIRQHLGIEKWVLFGGSWGSTLALAYAQTHPERVHALILRGIFLARAQEIEWFYQKGASRLFPDYWQDYLAPIPLDERGDLLSAFHKRLTGADQIAQMHAAKAWSTWEGRCATMRPNPAVVDRFSEPQRALSIARIECHYFTNNAFLEENQLIRDMPKIAHLPGVIVHGRYDVICPLDNAWELHQAWPNSELQVIRDAGHAASEPCITDALVRAANQIGRRLLDLPPEEA; this is translated from the coding sequence ATGCAGACTTTGTACCCGCAGATCAAACCCTACGCCCGGCACGATCTGGCTGTGGAAAAGCCTCATGTGTTGTACGTCGATGAAAGTGGTTCGCCTGAGGGTTTGCCCGTCGTATTTATTCACGGCGGGCCGGGCGCGGGTTGTGATGCCCAGAGTCGTCGTTTTTTTGACCCGAACATGTATCGCATCATCACCTTCGACCAGCGCGGCTGCGGCCGTTCAACGCCCCACGCCAGCCTCGAAAACAACACCACCTGGCATTTGGTGGAAGACCTGGAGCGCATTCGTCAGCACTTGGGCATCGAAAAATGGGTGTTGTTCGGTGGTTCGTGGGGTTCGACCTTGGCGCTGGCCTACGCACAAACCCATCCTGAGCGCGTGCATGCATTGATTCTGCGCGGCATCTTTTTGGCCCGTGCGCAGGAAATCGAATGGTTCTATCAGAAAGGCGCGAGCCGACTGTTCCCGGACTACTGGCAGGACTATCTGGCGCCGATTCCACTGGATGAGCGCGGCGATTTGCTCAGTGCTTTCCATAAGCGCTTGACCGGTGCAGATCAGATCGCGCAAATGCATGCGGCCAAGGCCTGGTCAACGTGGGAAGGGCGCTGCGCGACGATGCGGCCCAATCCGGCAGTGGTCGATCGGTTTTCAGAGCCGCAGCGCGCGCTGTCCATCGCCCGTATCGAATGCCATTACTTCACCAACAATGCATTTCTTGAAGAGAATCAGCTGATTCGCGACATGCCCAAGATCGCTCATTTACCGGGTGTCATCGTACACGGGCGCTATGACGTGATTTGCCCGCTGGATAACGCGTGGGAATTGCACCAAGCCTGGCCAAACAGTGAATTGCAGGTGATTCGTGACGCGGGGCACGCTGCATCGGAACCGTGCATCACGGACGCATTGGTGCGTGCGGCGAACCAGATTGGTCGTCGTCTGCTCGATTTGCCACCCGAAGAGGCGTAA
- a CDS encoding phosphoribosyl-ATP diphosphatase: MNDTLARLAEVLESRKGAAADSSYVASLYHKGLNKILEKVGEESVETIIAAKDAAVSGDCSDVIYETADLWFHSMVMLAALGQHPQAVLDELDRRFGLSGHVEKAARPAD, from the coding sequence ATGAATGACACCCTGGCCCGCCTGGCCGAAGTGCTTGAGTCACGCAAAGGCGCCGCTGCCGACAGTTCGTACGTCGCCAGCCTGTACCACAAGGGCTTGAACAAGATTTTGGAAAAGGTCGGTGAAGAATCGGTCGAAACCATCATCGCCGCCAAGGATGCCGCCGTGAGCGGGGATTGCAGCGATGTCATCTACGAAACCGCAGACCTGTGGTTTCACAGCATGGTCATGCTCGCAGCCTTAGGCCAACACCCCCAAGCGGTTTTGGATGAGCTGGATCGCCGTTTTGGATTGTCCGGGCACGTGGAAAAAGCCGCACGCCCGGCCGATTAA
- the mdoH gene encoding glucans biosynthesis glucosyltransferase MdoH — protein MSDSQTVPVSLTEYLAHLPMNDAQRAELANCTSFAQLHERLSMQPAADAANAAQASVGRRLTLTTADELEEAEMLVLDASGRVCLKATPPIRRTKVVPEPWRTNILVRIWRRMTGRTNLPDPPQRELPQARWRFVGSLRRYILLVLMLGQTIVASFYMKGIMPYQGWSFVSWDEVSSQSLTQTAWQVLPYALQTSILLLFGILFCWVSAGFWTALMGFLELLTGHDKYRISGASAGDEPIEKGARTALVMPICNEDVARVFAGLRATFESVAATGDLDRFDFFVLSDTNDTDIAVAEQQSWLDVCRETNGFGKIFYRRRRRRVKRKSGNLDDFCRRWGGDYRYMVVLDADSVMSGECLTSLVRLMEATPDAGIIQTAPRASGMDTLYARMQQFATRVYGPLFTAGLHFWQLGESHYWGHNAIIRMKPFIEHCALAPLPGKGAFAGAILSHDFVEAALMRRAGWGVWIAYDLPGSYEELPPNLLDELKRDRRWCHGNLMNFRLFLVKGMHPVHRAVFLTGVMSYLSAPLWFFFLVLSTALLAVNTLMEPQYFMAPRQLYPLWPQWHPDKAVALFSTTIVLLFLPKLLSIILIWAKGSVGFGGRIKVTLSMLMEMFFSVLLAPVRMLFHTRFVLAAFLGWAATWDSPQRDDGSTSWLEATKRHGPQTLLGACWALLVASLNPSFLWWLAPIVGSLMLSIPVSVISSRVTLGLKARDEKLFLIPEEYAPPPELIATDKYNHENRWHALKQGFIRAVVDPQQNALACALATSRHLQSEPVEGTRIERVRQAMKVGPDNLTNQERLMLLSDPVALARLHEQVWSEGHPQWLAAWRESIAADPHAPLLPLQPVTHSLEPLLVNA, from the coding sequence ATGAGTGATTCCCAAACCGTGCCAGTGTCTCTGACCGAGTACCTGGCGCATTTGCCCATGAACGATGCTCAGCGGGCGGAACTCGCCAACTGCACATCCTTCGCCCAGCTGCATGAACGTCTTTCCATGCAGCCGGCGGCAGATGCTGCCAACGCCGCTCAGGCATCTGTTGGTCGTCGCCTGACATTGACCACCGCCGACGAACTGGAAGAGGCAGAAATGCTTGTTCTCGACGCCAGCGGTAGGGTTTGCCTCAAAGCCACGCCGCCGATTCGTCGGACCAAAGTCGTGCCCGAGCCTTGGCGCACCAACATCCTGGTGCGTATCTGGCGGCGGATGACCGGCCGCACCAATCTTCCTGATCCACCCCAGCGCGAATTGCCTCAGGCCCGTTGGCGGTTTGTAGGTTCGCTGCGCCGCTACATTTTGCTGGTGCTGATGCTGGGTCAAACCATCGTCGCCAGCTTCTACATGAAAGGCATCATGCCGTATCAAGGCTGGTCGTTCGTGTCGTGGGACGAAGTATCGAGTCAGTCATTGACCCAAACAGCGTGGCAAGTACTGCCTTACGCTCTGCAAACCAGCATTTTGTTGCTCTTCGGGATTTTGTTCTGTTGGGTGTCAGCGGGTTTCTGGACGGCGCTGATGGGCTTTCTGGAACTGCTCACTGGGCACGACAAATACCGCATCTCCGGTGCTAGCGCGGGTGACGAGCCGATTGAAAAGGGTGCCCGAACGGCTCTGGTGATGCCGATTTGCAACGAAGACGTCGCTCGCGTGTTTGCCGGTTTGCGCGCCACGTTCGAGTCAGTCGCTGCCACTGGCGATCTGGATCGTTTTGACTTCTTCGTGTTGAGCGACACCAACGACACGGACATTGCGGTGGCTGAGCAACAGTCCTGGCTTGACGTATGTCGCGAAACCAATGGCTTCGGCAAGATTTTTTACCGCCGCCGTCGTCGCCGCGTGAAACGTAAAAGTGGCAACCTCGACGACTTCTGCCGTCGCTGGGGCGGCGATTACCGCTACATGGTTGTGCTGGATGCCGACAGCGTCATGAGCGGTGAATGCCTGACCAGCCTGGTGCGCTTGATGGAAGCCACGCCAGACGCCGGCATTATCCAGACCGCGCCACGGGCGTCGGGCATGGACACGCTTTATGCGCGCATGCAGCAATTTGCTACGCGGGTATACGGTCCACTGTTTACGGCCGGCTTGCACTTCTGGCAGTTGGGCGAATCCCACTATTGGGGACACAACGCAATCATCCGTATGAAGCCGTTTATCGAGCACTGCGCTTTGGCGCCACTGCCTGGTAAAGGCGCTTTCGCCGGTGCGATTCTGTCCCACGACTTCGTCGAAGCTGCGCTTATGCGACGTGCCGGATGGGGCGTGTGGATTGCCTACGACTTGCCCGGCAGCTATGAAGAATTACCGCCTAACCTGCTGGATGAACTCAAGCGCGACCGTCGTTGGTGCCACGGCAACCTGATGAACTTCCGGTTGTTCTTGGTCAAGGGCATGCACCCGGTTCACCGTGCAGTGTTTCTGACCGGCGTGATGTCGTACTTGTCGGCGCCGCTGTGGTTCTTCTTTTTGGTGCTGTCGACCGCGCTGTTGGCGGTCAACACGCTGATGGAGCCGCAGTATTTCATGGCGCCACGCCAGCTCTATCCGCTGTGGCCACAATGGCACCCGGACAAGGCCGTTGCGCTGTTCTCGACCACCATCGTGCTGTTGTTCTTGCCTAAGCTGTTGAGCATTATCTTGATCTGGGCCAAAGGCTCGGTTGGTTTCGGCGGTCGGATCAAAGTGACCCTGTCGATGCTCATGGAAATGTTTTTCTCGGTGCTGTTGGCGCCGGTACGGATGTTGTTCCACACCCGTTTTGTATTGGCTGCCTTCCTGGGCTGGGCCGCAACCTGGGACTCGCCGCAACGCGATGATGGCTCTACGTCGTGGCTCGAAGCGACCAAGCGCCACGGTCCTCAGACCTTGTTGGGTGCGTGCTGGGCGCTGTTGGTGGCGTCGCTCAACCCAAGCTTCCTCTGGTGGTTGGCGCCTATCGTCGGTTCCTTGATGCTGTCGATCCCGGTCTCGGTGATTTCCAGCCGGGTCACGCTTGGTCTCAAAGCGCGGGACGAGAAGCTGTTCCTTATTCCTGAGGAATATGCGCCGCCGCCAGAGCTGATTGCGACGGACAAGTACAACCATGAAAACCGCTGGCATGCACTGAAACAGGGTTTCATTCGGGCGGTGGTAGATCCTCAGCAGAATGCACTGGCGTGTGCCTTGGCCACGTCGCGGCACCTGCAGTCAGAGCCGGTAGAAGGGACGCGTATCGAACGCGTTCGTCAGGCGATGAAGGTGGGTCCGGATAATCTCACCAACCAGGAGCGTCTGATGCTGCTAAGCGACCCGGTTGCCTTGGCGCGCTTGCATGAGCAAGTCTGGAGTGAAGGTCATCCGCAATGGCTGGCGGCATGGCGAGAGTCAATCGCTGCCGACCCGCACGCGCCCCTGTTGCCCCTGCAACCGGTGACCCACTCCTTAGAGCCGTTACTGGTTAACGCCTGA
- the tatB gene encoding Sec-independent protein translocase protein TatB codes for MFGISFSELLLVGLVALLVLGPERLPGAARTAGLWIGRLKRSFNAIKQEVEREIGADEIRRQLHNEHIMSLEEDAKKIFAPLQPPQQMQAEPVATINPSAEAHSIAPPTASVADAPLTAAPLASPEAAVVVPSDDTSMPTATATPAAHVSPVPSEPSANDSTLPPRAP; via the coding sequence ATGTTTGGTATCAGCTTCTCTGAACTGCTGCTCGTCGGCCTCGTCGCCTTGTTGGTTCTCGGGCCTGAGCGCCTGCCGGGTGCGGCGCGCACGGCTGGCCTGTGGATTGGGCGGCTGAAACGCAGCTTCAACGCGATCAAACAGGAAGTGGAGCGCGAAATCGGCGCCGACGAAATTCGTCGTCAGCTTCACAACGAGCACATCATGTCGCTGGAAGAGGACGCGAAGAAGATTTTCGCCCCGCTACAGCCTCCGCAGCAAATGCAGGCCGAACCCGTCGCGACGATCAACCCATCGGCTGAAGCCCACAGCATTGCCCCGCCGACGGCTTCGGTAGCGGACGCGCCTTTAACTGCCGCGCCGCTGGCGTCGCCCGAGGCTGCCGTTGTGGTCCCTTCCGATGACACGTCAATGCCGACAGCAACGGCAACGCCCGCTGCACATGTGAGCCCGGTTCCGAGCGAGCCTTCCGCCAACGATTCAACTTTGCCACCGCGAGCCCCATGA
- the tatC gene encoding twin-arginine translocase subunit TatC, whose protein sequence is MSAEIPENDQQMPLISHLTELRTRLLRCVFAIFLIFAGLFTFTQKIYTLVSAPLRVYLPEGATMIATDVASPFLTPFKLTMMCSLFLAMPVILHQIWGFIAPGLYKHEKRVAVPLLVSSIILFYSGMAFAYFLVFPLIFHFFASVTPEGVSMMTDIASYLDFVTTLFLAFGVAFEIPVAVVLLVWIGIVDVKYLRKMRPYVIIGCFVVGMILTPPDIFSQTLLAVPMWVLFEIGVLCSGMIVKRGDHPDDQPDEEDKQDQPPATQP, encoded by the coding sequence ATGAGCGCAGAAATCCCGGAAAACGATCAGCAGATGCCGCTGATCTCTCACCTCACTGAATTGCGTACGCGATTGCTGCGTTGCGTGTTTGCGATTTTCTTGATCTTCGCCGGGTTGTTCACCTTCACCCAGAAGATCTACACGCTGGTTTCTGCACCGCTTCGGGTTTACTTGCCCGAAGGCGCGACGATGATTGCCACCGACGTGGCGTCGCCGTTCCTGACGCCGTTCAAACTGACCATGATGTGCTCACTGTTCCTGGCGATGCCGGTGATCCTGCACCAGATCTGGGGGTTCATCGCTCCCGGCCTGTACAAGCATGAAAAACGCGTCGCCGTGCCGTTGCTGGTGTCGAGCATCATCCTGTTCTACTCAGGCATGGCCTTCGCTTACTTCCTGGTCTTCCCGCTGATTTTCCACTTCTTCGCCAGCGTAACGCCCGAAGGCGTCTCGATGATGACGGACATCGCCAGCTACCTGGACTTTGTCACGACGCTATTCTTGGCGTTCGGCGTTGCGTTCGAGATTCCGGTGGCGGTGGTGTTGCTGGTATGGATCGGCATTGTCGACGTCAAATACCTGAGGAAAATGCGTCCGTACGTGATCATTGGCTGCTTCGTCGTCGGGATGATTTTGACCCCACCGGACATTTTCTCGCAGACCTTGCTCGCAGTGCCAATGTGGGTGCTGTTCGAAATAGGGGTGCTGTGCAGCGGAATGATCGTCAAACGTGGCGATCACCCGGACGACCAGCCCGATGAAGAAGACAAGCAAGACCAGCCACCAGCGACCCAGCCGTGA
- the dtd gene encoding D-aminoacyl-tRNA deacylase has protein sequence MKGLLQRVSSARVEVAGENVGAIDQGLLVLIGVEPQDTRSSADTLLRKLLNYRVFSDANGKMNLSLTDVGGGLLLVSQFTLAADTKSGLRPSFSKAAPPLLADELFSYLLAQAKVMHRSVKAGQFGADMQVHLVNDGPVTFLLES, from the coding sequence ATGAAAGGTCTTTTACAGCGCGTGAGTAGTGCCCGGGTCGAAGTGGCGGGCGAAAATGTGGGCGCTATAGATCAGGGATTATTGGTATTAATCGGCGTAGAGCCTCAAGACACCCGATCCAGTGCCGACACGTTACTGCGCAAGCTGCTGAACTACCGCGTGTTCAGCGATGCTAACGGCAAAATGAACCTGTCACTGACTGACGTCGGCGGCGGTTTGCTGTTGGTCTCGCAGTTCACATTGGCCGCTGACACTAAAAGCGGCTTGCGCCCGAGCTTTTCAAAAGCCGCACCGCCCCTGTTGGCAGATGAACTGTTCAGCTATCTATTAGCGCAGGCTAAAGTCATGCATCGTTCGGTCAAAGCGGGCCAATTTGGTGCGGATATGCAGGTACACCTGGTCAATGATGGCCCTGTGACATTTTTGCTTGAGAGCTAA